A single Rhinolophus ferrumequinum isolate MPI-CBG mRhiFer1 chromosome 12, mRhiFer1_v1.p, whole genome shotgun sequence DNA region contains:
- the AK1 gene encoding adenylate kinase isoenzyme 1 isoform X2, protein MEEKLKKTKIIFVVGGPGSGKGTQCEKIVQKYGYTHLSTGDLLRAEVSSGSARGKMLSEIMEKGQLVPLETVLDMLRDAMVAKVDTSKGFLIDGYPREVQQGIEFEQRIAEPSLLLYVDAGPETMTRRLLKRGETSGRVDDNEETIKKRLDTYYKATEPVIVFYEKRGIVRKVNAEGSVDSVFSQVCTHLDTLK, encoded by the exons ATGGAAG AGAAGCTGAAGAAAACCAAGATCATCTTCGTGGTGG GCGGGCCCGGCTCAGGGAAGGGCACCCAGTGTGAGAAGATTGTCCAGAAGTACGGCTACACCCACCTCTCCACCGGGGACCTCCTGCGGGCCGAGGTCAGCTCGGGCTCGGCCAGGGGCAAGATGCTGTCGGAAATCATGGAGAAGGGGCAGCTGGTGCCACTG GAGACAGTGCTGGACATGCTCCGGGATGCCATGGTGGCCAAAGTAGATACTTCCAAAGGCTTCCTGATCGACGGCTATCCTCGGGAAGTACAGCAGGGGATAGAGTTTGAGCAGAGG ATCGCAGAGCCCTCGCTGCTGCTGTATGTGGACGCAGGCCCCGAGACCATGACGCGGCGGCTCCTGAAGCGTGGAGAGACCAGTGGACGTGTGGATGACAATGAGGAGACCATCAAGAAGCGGCTGGATACCTACTACAAGGCCACAGAACCTGTCATCGTCTTCTATGAGAAACGTGGCATTGTACGAAAG GTCAATGCTGAAGGTTCTGTGGACAGTGTCTTCTCCCAAGTCTGCACCCACCTAGACACTCTCAAGTAG
- the AK1 gene encoding adenylate kinase isoenzyme 1 isoform X1, which produces MGACCSVRSSRSEEDFKAREKLKKTKIIFVVGGPGSGKGTQCEKIVQKYGYTHLSTGDLLRAEVSSGSARGKMLSEIMEKGQLVPLETVLDMLRDAMVAKVDTSKGFLIDGYPREVQQGIEFEQRIAEPSLLLYVDAGPETMTRRLLKRGETSGRVDDNEETIKKRLDTYYKATEPVIVFYEKRGIVRKVNAEGSVDSVFSQVCTHLDTLK; this is translated from the exons ATGGGTGCTTGCTGCTCAGTGAGAAGCTCCCGCAGTGAGGAAGACTTTAAGGCTAGAG AGAAGCTGAAGAAAACCAAGATCATCTTCGTGGTGG GCGGGCCCGGCTCAGGGAAGGGCACCCAGTGTGAGAAGATTGTCCAGAAGTACGGCTACACCCACCTCTCCACCGGGGACCTCCTGCGGGCCGAGGTCAGCTCGGGCTCGGCCAGGGGCAAGATGCTGTCGGAAATCATGGAGAAGGGGCAGCTGGTGCCACTG GAGACAGTGCTGGACATGCTCCGGGATGCCATGGTGGCCAAAGTAGATACTTCCAAAGGCTTCCTGATCGACGGCTATCCTCGGGAAGTACAGCAGGGGATAGAGTTTGAGCAGAGG ATCGCAGAGCCCTCGCTGCTGCTGTATGTGGACGCAGGCCCCGAGACCATGACGCGGCGGCTCCTGAAGCGTGGAGAGACCAGTGGACGTGTGGATGACAATGAGGAGACCATCAAGAAGCGGCTGGATACCTACTACAAGGCCACAGAACCTGTCATCGTCTTCTATGAGAAACGTGGCATTGTACGAAAG GTCAATGCTGAAGGTTCTGTGGACAGTGTCTTCTCCCAAGTCTGCACCCACCTAGACACTCTCAAGTAG
- the ST6GALNAC6 gene encoding alpha-N-acetylgalactosaminide alpha-2,6-sialyltransferase 6 isoform X3: protein MNDAPTTGYSADVGNKTTFRVVAHSSVFRVLRRPQEFVNRTPETVFIFWGPPNKMQKPQGSLVRVIQRAGLVFPNVEAYTVSPGRMRQFDDLFRGETGKDREKSHSWLSTGWFTMVIAVELCDHVHVYGMVPPDYCSGPACSACPTTTMSPRGRTNVSPTSRMSTVARATTTASSPRRGSSHPGPSCTGSPSPIPLGPRLPCLWAVTRDTREVALHPATPPRAISWPVKAGRSVSWPVRVLKKYIFQPVRA from the exons ATGAATGACGCACCCACTACGGGCTACTCTGCAGATGTGGGCAACAAGACCACTTTCCGCGTGGTGGCCCATTCCAGTGTCTTCCGTGTGCTGCGGAGACCCCAGGAGTTTGTCAACCGGACCCCCGAAACCGTGTTCATCTTCTGGGGCCCTCCGAACAAGATGCAGAAACCCCAGGGCAGCCTTGTACGCGTCATCCAGCGGGCGGGCCTGGTGTTCCCCAACGTGGAGGCCTACACCGTCTCTCCCGGCCGCATGCGCCAATTTGACGACCTCTTCCGGGGTGAGACGGGCAAGGACAG GGAAAAGTCCCATTCGTGGTTGAGCACAGGCTGGTTCACTATGGTGATTGCAGTGGAGTTGTGTGACCACGTGCACGTCTATGGCATGGTCCCCCCCGACTACTGCAG CGGTCCCGCCTGCAGCGCATGCCCTACCACTACTATGAGCCCAAGGGGCCGGACGAATGTGTCACCTACATCCAGAATGAGCACAGTCGCAAGGGCAACCACCACCGCTTCATCACCGAGAAGAGGGTCTTCTCATCCTGGGCCCAGCTGTACGGGATCACCTTCTCCCATCCCTCTTGGACCTAGGCTGCCCTGCCTATGGGCCGTCACAAGGGATACAAGAGAAGTGGCTCTCCACCCAGCCACTCCACCAAGGGCCATCTCCTGGCCAGTCAAGGCTGGCCGGAGTGTCTCCTGGCCAGTCAGGGTCTTGAAGAAGTATATCTTCCAGCCAGTCAGGGCCTAG